A stretch of the Bacillus sp. FJAT-18017 genome encodes the following:
- a CDS encoding YjcZ family sporulation protein — MCFGGYGYGGGYGGGGGYGSTFVLIVVLFILLIIVGASFY; from the coding sequence ATGTGCTTCGGTGGTTACGGATACGGAGGCGGCTACGGCGGTGGCGGCGGCTACGGATCAACTTTTGTTTTAATCGTTGTATTGTTCATTCTATTGATTATCGTTGGAGCTTCCTTCTATTAA
- the spoVAC gene encoding stage V sporulation protein AC yields MADKKSAEKEKYKQLQKKHELKRPVLKNCIKAFWVGGVICMIGQALTYFYIYFFDFTEQTASNPTVATMVFLSMLLTGFGVYDHLGQYAGAGSAVPVTGFGNAVISAAIEHRTEGWVLGVGGNMFKLAGSVILFGVFSAFVVALIKTLLTMWGVI; encoded by the coding sequence ATGGCAGACAAGAAAAGTGCCGAAAAGGAAAAATATAAGCAGCTTCAAAAAAAGCATGAATTGAAAAGGCCTGTGCTCAAAAATTGCATCAAGGCATTTTGGGTAGGAGGGGTCATTTGTATGATCGGGCAGGCCTTAACTTATTTTTATATTTATTTTTTTGATTTTACGGAACAAACCGCGAGCAATCCAACAGTTGCAACAATGGTTTTCTTATCGATGCTCCTGACAGGCTTTGGGGTCTATGATCATCTCGGCCAATACGCGGGTGCGGGTAGTGCAGTTCCTGTAACTGGATTTGGAAATGCGGTCATTTCCGCTGCAATTGAGCACAGAACGGAAGGCTGGGTTCTTGGGGTGGGAGGAAACATGTTCAAACTGGCCGGGTCGGTCATTTTGTTTGGCGTTTTTTCGGCATTTGTCGTCGCTTTGATTAAAACCTTGCTAACCATGTGGGGGGTTATCTGA
- the spoVAD gene encoding stage V sporulation protein AD codes for MLKGKRTWLFENRPEIRSTGVTGGPFEAAGNLAEDFDILNDDLWMGEDSYEKAHRVLMDKAIDVALKKGDVNGSEVQFLLAGDLINQITPTSFAARTAQIPYFGLFGACSTSMEGLALSAFIINYGGADYILTGATSHNSAVEKQFRYPTEYGGQKPPTAQWTITGSGVALLQKNEGKRKFPYVTSATIGKVVDMGLSDPFNMGGAMAPAAADTITAHFEDTGRDPSYYDLIVTGDLAKIGRSAAMDLLSQKGYKIDDQKFRDCGLMIYKDDQPVQAGGSGAGCSAVVTYGHLLNEMKKGTYSRILVVATGALLSPLTFQQKETIPCIAHAVSIEMDGRE; via the coding sequence ATGCTGAAGGGCAAACGGACATGGCTATTCGAAAACCGCCCGGAAATACGCTCTACCGGTGTGACAGGCGGGCCGTTTGAGGCTGCGGGAAATCTGGCGGAAGACTTTGATATTCTTAATGATGATTTGTGGATGGGGGAAGATTCCTATGAAAAAGCCCATCGAGTACTTATGGACAAGGCCATTGATGTTGCCCTCAAAAAGGGCGATGTAAATGGCAGTGAGGTCCAATTTTTATTGGCTGGCGATCTTATCAACCAAATAACTCCAACAAGTTTTGCGGCAAGGACTGCACAGATTCCCTACTTTGGTCTGTTCGGTGCCTGCTCGACTTCAATGGAAGGCTTAGCATTGTCGGCCTTTATTATTAATTACGGCGGAGCTGACTACATATTGACTGGTGCAACAAGCCACAATTCTGCTGTAGAAAAGCAATTCAGGTATCCGACCGAGTATGGGGGCCAGAAGCCTCCAACCGCCCAGTGGACAATCACTGGTTCAGGGGTTGCACTTTTGCAAAAAAATGAGGGCAAGAGAAAGTTTCCATATGTTACATCCGCAACAATAGGAAAGGTCGTCGACATGGGGCTCTCCGACCCATTCAACATGGGTGGGGCGATGGCACCTGCAGCAGCGGATACAATTACCGCTCATTTTGAGGATACTGGCAGGGATCCATCCTATTATGACTTAATCGTCACAGGTGACCTTGCGAAAATAGGCAGGAGCGCAGCCATGGACCTTCTTTCACAAAAGGGCTATAAGATTGATGATCAAAAATTCAGGGATTGCGGTTTAATGATTTATAAAGATGACCAGCCAGTCCAGGCCGGGGGAAGTGGTGCGGGCTGTTCTGCAGTGGTTACTTACGGACATCTGTTAAATGAAATGAAAAAAGGCACTTACAGCCGTATCCTCGTAGTAGCAACAGGGGCGCTTCTGTCTCCGCTTACCTTTCAGCAGAAAGAAACGATTCCATGTATCGCACATGCGGTTTCCATTGAAATGGATGGGAGGGAATAG
- a CDS encoding GNAT family N-acetyltransferase has product MDVVLVSNERERQDAFSVRRTVFIEEQHVPEEEEIDQYEDICAHFVLYDGTKPVGAGRFRVIDGYGKVQRICVLQEARGTGAGSAIMNKIEEYAKSQGVSKLKLDAQVHAIPFYSRLAYEVVSEEFLDAGITHKTMMKTI; this is encoded by the coding sequence ATGGATGTCGTTTTAGTCAGCAATGAAAGGGAAAGGCAAGATGCCTTTTCCGTCAGAAGAACGGTTTTTATTGAGGAACAACATGTTCCGGAAGAGGAAGAAATCGATCAGTACGAGGACATATGCGCCCATTTTGTCCTTTATGATGGGACAAAGCCTGTTGGAGCGGGGCGATTTCGGGTGATTGACGGCTATGGGAAAGTACAGCGAATTTGCGTGTTGCAGGAGGCCCGCGGCACAGGAGCCGGGTCTGCGATTATGAATAAAATCGAGGAATATGCTAAAAGCCAGGGTGTATCGAAGCTAAAACTGGATGCCCAAGTTCACGCTATCCCGTTCTATTCCAGGCTCGCCTATGAAGTCGTATCTGAAGAATTCCTGGATGCGGGTATCACTCATAAAACGATGATGAAAACAATCTAG
- the spoVAE gene encoding stage V sporulation protein AE → MLAMFFWAFVVGGAICVIGQLIIDIGKVTPGHMLSAMVVIGAILDGFGLYEPFMDFAGAGASVPITSFGNSLVHGALQEAEQHGLVGVLTGMFEVTSSGISAAIIFGFIGALIFKPKG, encoded by the coding sequence ATGCTTGCCATGTTCTTTTGGGCATTTGTTGTAGGTGGGGCGATTTGTGTAATCGGCCAGCTAATAATCGATATTGGAAAAGTAACACCAGGGCATATGCTAAGCGCAATGGTCGTCATTGGCGCAATTCTTGATGGTTTTGGCCTTTACGAGCCGTTCATGGATTTCGCAGGTGCTGGAGCATCGGTCCCGATTACCAGCTTTGGAAACTCGCTTGTACACGGAGCCCTTCAGGAAGCTGAGCAGCATGGGCTTGTTGGAGTGCTGACGGGAATGTTCGAGGTAACTAGCTCTGGAATTTCCGCTGCAATCATTTTCGGTTTCATCGGGGCATTGATTTTCAAGCCAAAGGGATAA
- a CDS encoding nitroreductase family protein — protein sequence MQDSVIEIMQKRQSIRTFSTDSMEEQHIQSILEYIGSERNFTGPFWKTGRAEFVGVSNNVTDKGFKVGTYGFIKNPSAYLVGICKNEKDDLIDFGYCFHKLVIHVGGLGMGTCWMGGTFSRNSFEKELSISSEEFIPCVTPIGYPKEKQRLFDKAVRAVVKADNKKPWDKLFYDGDLKTPLVRETAGLLETPIEMVRLGPSASNKQPWRIAVSEDRKTCHFYIEHTPNYSTSLGYDMQLLDIGIAMCQFELACKELKINGKWVKEQPGFDVPNGQTEYIVSWKTSK from the coding sequence ATGCAAGATAGTGTAATAGAAATCATGCAAAAAAGACAGTCAATACGGACATTCAGTACAGATTCCATGGAAGAACAGCATATTCAAAGCATACTTGAGTATATCGGCAGCGAGCGGAACTTTACAGGCCCTTTTTGGAAAACAGGCAGGGCTGAATTCGTAGGCGTATCCAACAACGTAACGGATAAAGGTTTTAAGGTTGGTACATACGGATTTATAAAAAACCCAAGCGCTTATCTTGTTGGAATTTGTAAAAATGAAAAAGACGATTTAATCGACTTTGGCTATTGTTTTCATAAGCTAGTCATCCATGTAGGCGGACTGGGAATGGGGACCTGCTGGATGGGCGGGACGTTCAGCCGGAATTCCTTTGAAAAGGAGCTGTCAATATCATCGGAAGAGTTCATCCCTTGTGTGACGCCAATCGGCTATCCAAAGGAAAAACAGCGTCTGTTTGATAAAGCCGTCCGTGCCGTAGTCAAAGCAGATAACAAAAAGCCATGGGATAAGTTATTTTATGATGGCGATTTGAAAACCCCTTTAGTAAGGGAAACGGCAGGCCTTCTAGAAACACCAATTGAAATGGTCAGGCTGGGCCCGTCTGCCTCCAACAAGCAGCCATGGAGAATCGCTGTTTCGGAGGACCGGAAGACATGCCATTTCTATATTGAGCATACACCCAACTATAGCACATCACTTGGTTATGATATGCAGCTTCTCGATATAGGCATTGCGATGTGCCAGTTTGAGCTAGCCTGCAAGGAATTAAAAATTAACGGCAAATGGGTGAAAGAACAACCTGGTTTTGATGTTCCGAACGGGCAAACAGAATACATCGTTAGCTGGAAGACTTCAAAATAA
- a CDS encoding alpha/beta hydrolase gives MEYPRGTVQEVLIESAALNEEVQLLIHLPATFSHLYKYSLLIVQDGHDYFRLGRIGKITDELLAKKEIENLIIIGIPYKDVEDRRSKYHPEGEKHHAYIRFLAHELAPYLDREFPTLQMGSTRALGGDSLAGTVSLMAALAYPNTFGKVLLQSPYVNESVLKTAGDFNNNITLDIYHTIGKEEDAAELPNGKIADFLTPNRELKAALSGKSINHMYKEIDGGHTWKYWQPGLNDGLKSLF, from the coding sequence ATGGAATACCCACGCGGAACAGTTCAGGAGGTGCTTATTGAAAGCGCCGCATTAAACGAGGAAGTGCAGCTGCTTATTCATTTGCCAGCCACCTTCTCACACCTCTACAAATATTCATTGTTAATTGTCCAGGATGGCCATGATTATTTCAGACTCGGCAGGATTGGGAAAATAACAGATGAACTTTTAGCAAAAAAAGAAATTGAAAATCTTATTATTATAGGCATTCCGTATAAAGATGTGGAAGATCGCCGCAGCAAGTATCACCCGGAAGGTGAAAAACACCATGCTTACATACGCTTCCTTGCCCATGAGCTTGCTCCCTACCTGGACAGGGAATTCCCGACCTTGCAAATGGGTTCAACCAGGGCACTCGGCGGTGATTCACTCGCTGGCACGGTATCTCTAATGGCGGCACTGGCTTATCCGAACACGTTCGGCAAGGTGCTTCTGCAATCTCCCTATGTAAATGAAAGTGTCCTTAAGACAGCCGGGGATTTTAATAACAATATCACTCTGGACATCTATCATACCATCGGCAAGGAAGAAGATGCCGCTGAGCTTCCGAATGGAAAAATTGCTGATTTTCTAACTCCAAACCGCGAATTGAAAGCTGCCCTGTCTGGAAAGTCCATCAACCATATGTATAAGGAAATCGACGGCGGACACACATGGAAGTACTGGCAGCCGGGGCTTAACGATGGGCTGAAATCTTTATTCTAA
- a CDS encoding stage VI sporulation protein F, which produces MDNGFFKNLEKKTGVNMKDIFDLAASLQNANFKDERTVRGVIQRVSKIANKPVNKETEDKIVQSIVKDGKQLDFNTLSNMLNKK; this is translated from the coding sequence ATGGATAACGGATTTTTTAAAAACCTTGAAAAAAAGACCGGCGTGAACATGAAGGATATTTTTGATCTTGCCGCGTCCCTGCAAAATGCGAATTTTAAGGACGAAAGAACAGTCCGCGGCGTCATCCAGCGCGTTTCCAAAATTGCCAACAAACCGGTTAACAAAGAAACCGAGGACAAAATCGTTCAGTCGATCGTCAAGGATGGAAAGCAGCTTGATTTCAATACCCTCTCGAACATGCTGAATAAAAAATAG
- a CDS encoding YjcG family protein, protein MRFGVVLFPSKKLQDWVNQYRKRYDPHYALIAPHLTLVHAFEASEEEANSLAAKLRDAARQHNPFTIRTSKISSFHPVNNVIYVKIEPDEKIEALHKGLNEITGAPGMQFAFVPHITIGQKLSDAEHSDVYGSVKMQGITHEEEIDRFHLLYQLENGQWTVYETFRLGKEAE, encoded by the coding sequence ATGAGATTCGGAGTTGTACTTTTTCCATCTAAAAAGCTTCAGGATTGGGTAAATCAATACCGCAAGCGGTATGACCCTCATTATGCCTTGATTGCCCCACATCTTACACTGGTCCATGCGTTCGAGGCATCGGAAGAAGAGGCAAATTCACTGGCTGCAAAGCTTCGCGATGCTGCAAGGCAGCACAACCCGTTCACAATCAGGACATCCAAGATTAGCTCCTTCCATCCTGTTAACAATGTTATTTACGTAAAAATAGAGCCTGATGAAAAAATCGAAGCTCTTCATAAGGGACTTAACGAAATTACTGGCGCGCCAGGGATGCAATTTGCATTTGTCCCGCACATCACGATTGGCCAGAAGCTATCAGATGCTGAACATTCAGACGTATATGGTTCAGTAAAAATGCAAGGTATTACTCATGAAGAAGAAATTGACCGTTTCCATCTCCTCTATCAGCTTGAGAACGGACAGTGGACGGTTTATGAAACATTCCGGTTAGGAAAGGAAGCAGAATAA
- a CDS encoding FIMAH domain-containing protein, producing the protein MRGTKRFSLKFILAFTLFVLVFAPLNQAAGNDPLFPVYSQPKEIGFPLSGGTTIYDGAVGIEDGHYVMYTTSKGVPAEFSVIDLETKETLRTLLMDGANDSWHHEVAPDGTVYVAGGPYLWGYSPETKEITALAKIPESSLWALTVDEDSNAYIGTYPNGKVFKYEKASGQLHDYGKMIGEGSQEYVRSMDYHYGFIYAGTGHDKLMKLNVETGEKVDIAEELNESGFVYDLNIVDNRYIFARYSVSKKMYIYDIEQEKWLDVVLTNVTGLHVADSLDSNVYFVADRKLKYVNLETLQVHETKMEYGSGLRGADWVEIKSNPSLPGKSLATITFSGDVVFFNIETEKVVNYPKMVPPTANVTNKFFTYSEDKIYMSGMTGAVGAVYNPLTNEIKNISLGQADVMYEMDGKMYFGLYPEGSVQVIDPEVNPYQAPTKLFVIGEEQERLHSMTSGNGKLFVGSIPTYGKLGGALTVFDGETHKVFRNIVQDQSVNDIVFKDGKVYGSTSITGGLGSTPTAEEAKLFVFDVETEQKTKEVSLNIDGLDKPTHIGQLKVGYYDDYIWGASSGFIFALDPETLEVVKSVNLDPNPAIGAWNNVHLEWSEDGYLYANAGNKLFVIDPITLAFKHITNTITFTLGKDGNIYYAPIENRTKLLKIEVTSNNKGTELDKIEAKIEAMNNNNLLENSQYKQAANQIKQARHFEQKGELDKTKRHLDKLKEHIEKWDIDQELKDYLLR; encoded by the coding sequence ATGCGTGGAACAAAACGCTTTTCCCTAAAATTTATACTAGCTTTTACGTTATTCGTATTGGTATTTGCTCCTTTAAATCAGGCCGCAGGTAATGATCCTCTATTTCCTGTATATTCACAACCAAAGGAAATTGGTTTTCCCTTAAGTGGTGGTACAACGATTTATGATGGTGCTGTTGGGATTGAAGATGGACATTATGTCATGTACACAACATCAAAAGGTGTTCCAGCAGAGTTTAGTGTAATTGATCTCGAGACTAAGGAAACGCTGCGTACGCTCTTAATGGACGGGGCAAATGACTCCTGGCATCATGAGGTTGCACCTGATGGAACCGTATATGTAGCAGGTGGTCCATATCTTTGGGGATATTCACCAGAAACGAAAGAAATTACTGCCCTGGCTAAAATTCCAGAATCCTCGTTGTGGGCTTTAACAGTTGATGAAGATAGCAATGCTTATATTGGCACATACCCAAATGGCAAGGTATTTAAATATGAGAAAGCTTCCGGACAACTACATGATTACGGAAAAATGATTGGCGAAGGAAGTCAGGAATATGTTCGTTCCATGGATTATCATTATGGCTTTATTTATGCAGGTACAGGCCATGACAAGCTTATGAAACTCAACGTCGAAACAGGTGAAAAAGTAGACATTGCCGAAGAATTAAATGAATCCGGTTTTGTTTATGACTTAAATATCGTGGATAACCGATATATTTTTGCTAGATACTCTGTTTCAAAGAAGATGTATATTTATGATATCGAACAAGAAAAATGGTTGGATGTCGTCTTAACAAATGTTACAGGCCTACACGTTGCTGATTCGCTTGATAGCAATGTTTATTTTGTAGCTGACAGAAAGCTAAAATATGTAAACCTTGAGACACTACAAGTTCATGAAACCAAAATGGAATATGGGAGCGGCCTTCGCGGTGCAGACTGGGTAGAAATAAAGAGTAACCCAAGTCTTCCAGGAAAAAGTCTTGCCACGATTACGTTTTCTGGTGATGTCGTATTTTTTAATATTGAGACAGAAAAGGTTGTAAATTATCCGAAAATGGTTCCGCCAACAGCTAATGTGACAAATAAATTTTTCACCTATTCAGAGGATAAAATCTATATGAGTGGTATGACGGGAGCTGTAGGTGCCGTATATAACCCGCTAACAAATGAGATTAAGAATATTTCTTTAGGTCAAGCTGATGTTATGTACGAAATGGATGGAAAAATGTATTTTGGCCTATATCCTGAAGGCAGTGTGCAAGTTATTGATCCAGAGGTAAATCCATATCAAGCACCTACCAAACTATTTGTAATTGGTGAAGAACAGGAAAGACTCCATTCGATGACATCTGGGAATGGTAAACTATTTGTTGGCAGTATCCCGACATATGGTAAATTAGGCGGGGCTCTCACTGTCTTTGACGGGGAAACTCATAAAGTCTTTAGGAATATTGTTCAAGACCAGAGTGTAAACGATATTGTATTTAAAGACGGAAAAGTCTATGGATCTACTTCCATTACTGGTGGGTTAGGAAGTACTCCGACTGCAGAAGAAGCAAAATTATTTGTCTTTGATGTAGAGACTGAACAAAAGACAAAAGAGGTTTCACTCAATATTGACGGTCTTGATAAGCCAACACACATCGGACAATTAAAAGTGGGATATTATGATGACTATATTTGGGGAGCTTCCTCAGGTTTTATTTTTGCCTTGGATCCTGAAACACTTGAAGTCGTAAAAAGTGTCAATTTGGATCCTAACCCTGCAATTGGTGCCTGGAATAACGTACATCTAGAATGGTCAGAAGATGGATACTTATATGCCAATGCTGGTAACAAATTATTCGTTATTGATCCAATTACATTAGCATTTAAACATATTACAAACACAATTACATTTACACTAGGAAAAGACGGGAACATTTACTATGCCCCTATTGAAAATCGTACAAAGTTATTAAAAATCGAAGTTACCAGCAACAATAAAGGTACTGAACTAGATAAAATAGAGGCAAAAATTGAAGCCATGAATAACAACAATTTACTTGAAAACAGCCAATATAAACAAGCAGCCAACCAAATCAAGCAAGCTCGACACTTTGAACAAAAAGGTGAACTGGACAAAACAAAGCGTCATCTAGACAAACTAAAAGAACATATCGAAAAGTGGGATATTGACCAAGAATTGAAAGATTATTTATTGAGATAG
- a CDS encoding phosphatidylglycerophosphatase A family protein, giving the protein MTRVNSKIVTAAARNSLFERGVSIEAIAEIVYEMQIPYHEGLTIAECIDSVEKVLLKREIQHAILVGVELDMLAEQKKLSQPLQSIIENDEGLFGIDETIAFGAALGYGSIAVTTFGHLDKNKIGIIKELDTKNGTGVHTFLDDIVASIAATAASRLAHHKRDQEEALEELAEVDLIV; this is encoded by the coding sequence TTGACTAGAGTAAATAGCAAAATTGTAACTGCGGCAGCACGGAATTCTTTATTTGAACGTGGTGTTTCTATTGAAGCTATAGCAGAAATAGTATATGAAATGCAGATTCCTTACCATGAAGGCCTGACGATTGCTGAGTGTATTGATAGTGTTGAAAAGGTACTGTTAAAAAGGGAAATTCAACATGCGATCCTTGTTGGTGTTGAACTGGACATGCTTGCGGAGCAGAAAAAACTGTCTCAACCGTTACAGTCAATTATTGAGAATGATGAAGGCCTTTTCGGAATTGATGAGACGATTGCGTTTGGTGCTGCGTTAGGATATGGAAGTATTGCTGTCACAACGTTTGGCCACCTGGATAAAAACAAAATTGGCATTATCAAGGAGCTTGACACCAAGAATGGCACAGGTGTACATACGTTCCTTGATGACATCGTAGCCTCCATTGCAGCAACTGCGGCATCGAGGCTGGCTCACCATAAACGTGACCAGGAAGAGGCTCTTGAGGAACTGGCTGAAGTAGATTTAATCGTTTAA
- a CDS encoding UvrD-helicase domain-containing protein, with protein MKSALFQNSTVHLDTLGRDRYQHYYLSGRNGQLSCPSCLEPVRLYLGIEKEPHFYHIYHPAKECPEAPAVQEASHTGETESHGFRLPKGRAIGTVTATLGFQAAQALAISTRSKVETIPTLENPHDYIKLLEAEGFTLDGNQAAAVTQTEGPILVLAGAGSGKTRVLTARTAYMMDVGGIDPSEIMLVTFTTKAAQEMKSRLLRYPNMRSERLSKLVSGTFHSIFYRILMHADGGKWRQDKLLKKEWQREKIVKDSGRELGFSEKDYAYDLALQQIGFWKNSLLLPKDVKAESDWEETALLLYERYEQFKQIQGLFDFDDMLTGCHELFQSRPEILQMYQERFHYFLIDEFQDINKVQYELIKMLSARSKNVCAVGDDDQTIYSFRGSSPEFLLNFESDFPGTRLILLNQNYRSSHEIVAAANRIISYNKKRRRKEMAANMSIGLPPVVFFPHDEEEEATMIVTDIQEKIASGADPSEFAILYRTHAGSRAVFERLASSNLPFRIEQDAESFYERRTVKTVLGFLKLAVDEDDIGAVAAILPALFLKQEVLNDIKAASILDDCSALEALGKVKTAHAFQMKKLKTAVTAIKGMKGISPFTAIERIEKDLGFLDYLKKRGSEGNKLEKGSDDVKDLKVAAKSFGNIHALLEHADHMTAMNKEIKSLSKHFASSITLSTIHRAKGLEYKNVYIIGAVDGSLPHDYALESLRNGDSAPLEEERRLFYVAITRAMERLYISVPSMRRNRSAHPTRFLTPVRNDLKN; from the coding sequence ATGAAATCAGCGCTCTTCCAAAATAGCACAGTCCATTTGGATACACTTGGACGTGACCGTTATCAGCATTATTATCTTTCAGGCAGGAATGGCCAGTTGTCTTGCCCTTCCTGCCTTGAGCCGGTTCGACTCTATCTCGGAATAGAAAAGGAACCGCATTTTTATCATATATATCATCCTGCAAAAGAATGCCCGGAGGCTCCTGCCGTTCAGGAAGCCAGCCATACTGGTGAGACAGAGTCACATGGCTTCAGGCTACCGAAAGGCCGGGCAATCGGAACAGTAACTGCCACATTGGGCTTCCAGGCCGCGCAAGCCCTGGCAATCAGCACCAGATCAAAGGTGGAAACCATCCCAACACTCGAGAATCCTCACGACTACATAAAGCTTCTAGAAGCGGAAGGATTCACTCTGGATGGTAACCAGGCAGCCGCGGTTACGCAAACCGAAGGGCCAATTCTCGTCCTTGCAGGAGCCGGGAGCGGAAAGACACGTGTACTGACGGCCAGAACTGCTTATATGATGGACGTTGGCGGGATCGATCCTTCTGAAATCATGCTGGTTACCTTTACGACAAAAGCCGCACAGGAAATGAAATCGCGCCTGCTTCGGTATCCAAACATGAGGAGCGAAAGACTCTCAAAGCTAGTTTCAGGGACATTCCACAGTATCTTTTACCGGATCCTAATGCATGCCGATGGCGGGAAATGGCGGCAGGACAAGCTGTTGAAAAAGGAATGGCAGCGCGAAAAAATCGTTAAGGACTCCGGCCGGGAACTCGGCTTTTCCGAAAAGGATTATGCTTATGACCTGGCACTTCAGCAAATCGGCTTTTGGAAAAATTCGCTGCTGTTGCCTAAGGATGTCAAGGCTGAGTCCGACTGGGAAGAAACAGCATTGCTCCTTTATGAACGCTATGAGCAATTCAAGCAGATTCAAGGCTTGTTCGATTTTGATGATATGCTGACCGGCTGCCATGAGCTATTCCAGTCTAGACCGGAAATCCTTCAAATGTACCAGGAACGATTTCATTATTTCCTGATTGATGAGTTTCAGGATATTAACAAAGTCCAGTATGAGTTAATTAAGATGTTATCTGCCCGATCAAAAAATGTTTGTGCAGTTGGCGATGATGACCAGACGATCTATTCGTTCCGAGGGAGCTCCCCGGAATTCCTGCTTAATTTTGAAAGTGACTTTCCTGGAACAAGACTGATTCTGCTCAATCAAAATTACCGGTCCTCGCATGAAATCGTTGCTGCTGCAAACAGGATTATTTCCTATAATAAAAAACGGCGAAGGAAAGAAATGGCCGCAAATATGTCTATCGGACTTCCGCCAGTCGTCTTCTTCCCTCATGATGAGGAAGAAGAGGCCACGATGATTGTGACGGATATTCAAGAGAAAATTGCTTCTGGTGCCGACCCAAGTGAATTTGCCATCCTTTACAGGACACATGCCGGATCGCGGGCGGTTTTTGAAAGGCTTGCTTCCTCAAATCTGCCGTTCAGAATCGAGCAGGATGCGGAGTCTTTTTACGAAAGGCGCACAGTTAAAACCGTTCTTGGGTTTCTCAAGCTTGCCGTGGATGAAGATGATATCGGGGCCGTCGCGGCCATCCTTCCTGCCCTGTTTTTAAAGCAGGAGGTTCTAAATGATATAAAGGCAGCCAGCATCCTTGATGATTGCAGTGCGCTTGAGGCGCTAGGCAAGGTAAAAACGGCACATGCCTTTCAGATGAAAAAACTCAAAACTGCAGTAACTGCAATTAAAGGAATGAAGGGTATCTCTCCATTCACTGCGATCGAGCGGATTGAAAAAGACCTTGGGTTCCTTGACTATCTTAAGAAACGCGGCAGTGAAGGCAACAAACTCGAAAAAGGTTCGGATGATGTCAAAGACCTTAAAGTTGCCGCTAAGAGCTTTGGGAACATTCATGCCCTGCTTGAACATGCAGACCACATGACAGCGATGAACAAGGAAATTAAGAGCCTCAGCAAGCATTTCGCAAGTTCGATTACCTTGAGCACGATTCACCGCGCCAAAGGCCTTGAATACAAAAACGTCTATATTATTGGTGCTGTCGATGGAAGCCTGCCTCATGACTATGCTTTGGAAAGCCTTCGAAATGGGGATTCCGCTCCACTCGAAGAGGAAAGGCGCCTCTTTTATGTCGCGATTACCCGAGCGATGGAACGGCTATATATCTCAGTTCCGTCCATGCGCCGTAACCGGAGTGCTCATCCGACTCGGTTCTTGACTCCAGTGAGAAATGATTTGAAGAATTAA
- a CDS encoding DUF1360 domain-containing protein produces the protein MGDFTIEVLFIIGLASFRLTRVIVFDKIAEIIRAPFLEEIIEGDEVYTIPKKGPIRSLIGELLSCYWCTGVWVSTGLLAVYTYLPSIGVAIILIFAVAAIASIIETIIGRLLGD, from the coding sequence ATGGGGGATTTTACGATTGAGGTTCTGTTCATCATAGGGCTGGCGTCCTTCCGGCTGACAAGAGTAATTGTATTTGACAAAATAGCTGAAATTATCAGGGCCCCTTTCCTTGAAGAGATTATAGAAGGGGATGAGGTGTATACCATTCCGAAAAAAGGTCCGATCCGCAGCTTGATCGGCGAACTGCTTAGCTGCTATTGGTGCACAGGAGTGTGGGTAAGTACAGGGCTTCTGGCAGTATATACCTATTTACCATCAATTGGAGTGGCCATTATCCTAATTTTCGCGGTAGCGGCAATAGCCAGTATAATCGAGACAATAATAGGAAGGCTGCTAGGCGACTGA